From the genome of Candidatus Binatia bacterium, one region includes:
- a CDS encoding MBL fold metallo-hydrolase: protein MTTSSPMVTADPLHATVKFFADSHEAAPDVLLAATFVNTYALRTPAGLLLVDPGFEHTADAWHRAVRAWSDAPLHTAVYTHGHADHAFGLGPYLAAGERPLIVAQENCPARFRRYALTHGWNARINQRQFSLPAPMFPSRFHWPSVTFREAMTQRLGDLEVHYVAARGETDDACYVWVPARGYLFTGDLIIWQAPNCGNPQKVQRYPVEWAEALEAMAGLDAEWLFPGHGLVVHGRAAVRTVLTETARYLRVLIDRVLARMNAGETPEEIVQAVEPDPELAQRPFLQANYDHPKFIVRNLLRLWGGWWNGNAAELLPASAAAQAAEVAALAGGVDRLVARGRMLLETGNLALAAHVAEWATRAAVGDAAAQTLKRDVYERRMLAETSLMAQGIFRAAMADARRALGEE from the coding sequence ATGACGACGTCTTCGCCGATGGTTACCGCCGACCCACTGCACGCGACGGTCAAGTTCTTCGCCGATTCCCACGAAGCGGCGCCGGACGTGCTGTTGGCCGCCACGTTCGTGAACACCTACGCCCTGCGTACGCCGGCCGGCTTGCTGCTCGTCGATCCGGGTTTCGAGCACACAGCCGACGCCTGGCACCGCGCCGTACGCGCCTGGAGCGATGCGCCTCTGCACACCGCGGTCTATACCCACGGCCACGCCGACCACGCCTTCGGCCTCGGTCCGTACCTGGCGGCCGGCGAACGTCCGCTGATCGTGGCCCAGGAGAACTGCCCGGCGCGCTTCCGCCGCTACGCGCTTACCCACGGCTGGAACGCGCGCATCAATCAGCGCCAGTTCAGCCTGCCCGCACCGATGTTCCCGAGCCGGTTCCACTGGCCGAGCGTGACCTTCCGCGAGGCCATGACGCAACGCCTCGGCGATCTCGAGGTGCACTATGTTGCCGCCAGGGGCGAGACCGACGACGCCTGCTACGTCTGGGTGCCCGCCCGCGGCTACCTCTTCACCGGCGATCTGATCATCTGGCAGGCCCCGAACTGCGGTAACCCGCAAAAGGTGCAGCGCTACCCGGTGGAATGGGCCGAGGCCCTGGAAGCCATGGCGGGACTGGATGCCGAGTGGCTCTTCCCCGGTCACGGTCTCGTCGTGCACGGCCGCGCCGCGGTGCGCACGGTGCTCACCGAGACCGCCCGCTATCTGCGCGTGTTGATCGATCGGGTGCTGGCGCGGATGAACGCCGGGGAGACACCCGAGGAAATCGTTCAGGCGGTCGAGCCGGACCCCGAGCTGGCGCAGCGGCCGTTCCTGCAGGCGAACTACGACCATCCCAAGTTCATCGTGCGCAACCTGCTGCGTCTGTGGGGCGGGTGGTGGAACGGCAACGCCGCCGAGTTGCTGCCGGCCAGTGCGGCGGCGCAGGCGGCGGAGGTCGCCGCGCTGGCCGGCGGCGTCGACCGCCTGGTGGCACGCGGCCGCATGCTGCTCGAAACCGGCAACCTGGCACTGGCGGCGCACGTGGCCGAATGGGCGACGCGTGCCGCCGTCGGCGACGCCGCGGCCCAGACGCTCAAGCGTGATGTCTACGAGCGCCGCATGCTGGCGGAAACGTCCCTGATGGCGCAGGGCATCTTCCGCGCCGCGATGGCCGACGCCAGGCGGGCCCTCGGGGAGGAGTAG
- a CDS encoding acetate--CoA ligase family protein, which produces MPGHALNEIESKALLAGAGIPVIPTVPARAAAEAVAVAGRLGFPVALKVVSAAVVHKSEAGGVRLGLDSPAAVEAAFAAILAAVGAARPDAAIDGVSVQPMAPAGGLELVAGANVDPQFGPVVMCGLGGIWVEALNDVSFRLVPLTPRDAREMWNELAAAAVLKGTRGRAAVAIDALADVLLKLSALLVARPDIREIDLNPLLAYADRVVAVDARVLLEMAP; this is translated from the coding sequence GTGCCGGGACATGCGCTCAACGAGATCGAATCGAAGGCTCTGCTTGCCGGGGCCGGAATTCCCGTCATTCCGACCGTGCCGGCCCGCGCCGCCGCCGAGGCGGTTGCCGTGGCCGGTCGGCTCGGTTTTCCCGTTGCGTTGAAGGTGGTGTCGGCGGCGGTCGTGCACAAGTCCGAGGCCGGTGGAGTGCGTCTCGGGCTCGATTCGCCAGCTGCCGTCGAGGCCGCGTTCGCGGCCATCCTCGCCGCGGTTGGTGCGGCAAGGCCCGATGCAGCGATCGACGGCGTGTCGGTCCAGCCGATGGCGCCGGCCGGCGGGCTGGAACTGGTTGCCGGCGCGAACGTCGACCCGCAGTTCGGTCCCGTGGTGATGTGCGGCCTTGGCGGCATATGGGTGGAAGCGCTTAACGACGTGAGTTTTCGGCTCGTGCCGCTGACGCCCCGCGATGCCCGGGAGATGTGGAACGAGCTGGCGGCGGCCGCCGTGCTGAAAGGGACGCGCGGCCGAGCGGCGGTGGCGATCGACGCTCTCGCCGACGTGTTGCTGAAGTTGTCGGCGCTGCTCGTTGCGCGGCCCGACATCCGCGAGATCGATCTCAATCCGCTGCTCGCTTACGCCGACCGTGTCGTTGCCGTCGATGCCCGAGTGTTGCTGGAGATGGCTCCGTGA
- a CDS encoding CoA-binding protein: MTLPFRLFDRAFHPRVVAVVGDKAMNGFMWLRALQGFAGRLYSVQIDPHEIAAIEALGVPNVRTLREIPQPVDYAVVAVPRAVVPRVLADCVQVGVPAVTLFTAGFSEAGDDEGVRLEREIVALAQREGVLLIGPNCMGVANPSLGLCNYPGLPSGAAAAGKASFIGQSGTHTIAFCQRAPADGLGVRTAVSIGNGAVADATDFLAYMRDDRETAVIGAYIEGVRAGRRFFEELRATTPRKPVVLWKGGVSAAGARAIFSHTAALATPTAVWRGMVRQAGALAVDSLDALIDTARALAAGKGATGWRAGLVAMTGGPSVAMTDAFAAAGLSVPPLDDTSRSVLAEFFQKVGGSFGNPLDAGSTIVMGFRADNLERILAVLDAAPEIDVVALDLGAGLTLDIWREHPDLAATVIAVLAAFAQRSPKPFAVVVDAPHRPAESAALRRQLHDRGVLGFATARRAACALRQVVEYTHLRMAIS; encoded by the coding sequence GTGACGCTGCCGTTTCGTCTCTTCGATCGCGCCTTTCACCCGCGCGTCGTCGCCGTCGTCGGCGACAAGGCGATGAACGGCTTCATGTGGTTGCGCGCGCTGCAGGGGTTCGCCGGAAGGCTCTATTCGGTGCAGATCGATCCGCACGAAATCGCGGCGATCGAGGCGCTCGGCGTACCGAACGTCCGCACTCTCCGCGAGATTCCGCAACCGGTCGACTACGCGGTCGTCGCGGTGCCGCGGGCGGTGGTACCGCGCGTGCTCGCCGATTGCGTGCAGGTCGGCGTGCCGGCGGTGACGCTGTTCACGGCGGGGTTTTCCGAAGCGGGTGACGACGAGGGCGTTCGTCTCGAACGGGAAATCGTCGCGCTGGCACAGCGCGAGGGCGTCCTCCTGATCGGTCCCAACTGCATGGGAGTGGCCAATCCGAGTCTCGGGCTGTGCAATTACCCCGGTCTGCCGTCGGGTGCGGCGGCGGCGGGGAAGGCGAGTTTCATCGGCCAGAGCGGCACGCACACCATCGCCTTCTGTCAGCGGGCGCCCGCTGACGGGCTGGGGGTCCGTACGGCGGTGAGTATCGGCAACGGCGCCGTCGCCGACGCGACGGACTTCCTCGCGTACATGCGCGACGACCGCGAGACGGCGGTGATCGGCGCGTACATCGAGGGTGTTCGGGCGGGCCGGCGCTTTTTCGAGGAGTTGCGGGCGACCACCCCCCGCAAGCCGGTGGTTCTGTGGAAGGGCGGCGTCAGCGCCGCCGGGGCGCGCGCAATCTTCTCGCACACGGCCGCCCTGGCCACCCCGACGGCCGTATGGCGCGGTATGGTCCGGCAAGCGGGAGCCCTGGCCGTCGATTCGCTGGATGCCCTGATCGACACGGCGCGGGCGCTGGCGGCAGGCAAGGGCGCAACAGGCTGGCGCGCGGGTCTGGTGGCGATGACGGGCGGGCCGTCGGTGGCGATGACCGACGCCTTCGCCGCCGCGGGTTTGTCGGTTCCGCCGCTCGACGACACGTCTCGCAGCGTCCTCGCGGAGTTCTTCCAGAAGGTGGGGGGAAGCTTCGGCAATCCGCTCGACGCCGGCAGTACCATCGTCATGGGGTTCCGGGCCGACAACCTGGAGCGCATCCTCGCGGTCCTCGACGCGGCGCCGGAAATAGATGTCGTGGCGCTCGATCTCGGGGCGGGCCTGACCCTCGACATCTGGCGGGAGCATCCCGATCTGGCCGCGACCGTTATCGCAGTGCTGGCGGCGTTCGCGCAGCGTTCGCCGAAGCCGTTCGCCGTGGTCGTCGACGCCCCGCACCGTCCGGCCGAATCGGCGGCGCTGCGGCGCCAACTGCACGACCGCGGCGTACTCGGCTTCGCCACCGCGCGGCGCGCCGCCTGCGCCCTGCGTCAGGTGGTCGAGTACACGCACTTGCGCATGGCGATAAGCTAG
- a CDS encoding DUF4149 domain-containing protein, whose amino-acid sequence METAYILSVWLHILAAMVWVGGMLFLVLVVVPLLRRGDRAQAAAFLHAAGLRFRTVGWVSFGILLVTGTWQLYGRGVRLGDLRDPDFLMSPFGRAVVWKLLLFAAILAVSAWHDFVVGPRATVAVQESPDSPAAQSLRRQASWLGRANVLLALWIVFVAVTLVRGWPW is encoded by the coding sequence ATGGAAACTGCCTATATCCTCTCGGTGTGGCTGCACATCCTCGCGGCGATGGTGTGGGTGGGTGGCATGCTCTTTCTCGTCCTCGTCGTGGTGCCGCTGCTGCGGCGCGGCGATCGAGCGCAAGCCGCCGCCTTTCTGCACGCGGCGGGGCTGCGTTTTCGCACCGTCGGCTGGGTGTCCTTCGGGATTCTGCTGGTGACCGGCACCTGGCAGCTCTATGGACGCGGCGTGAGGCTCGGCGATCTGCGCGACCCGGACTTCCTGATGTCGCCCTTCGGCCGGGCTGTCGTATGGAAACTCCTGCTTTTCGCGGCGATCCTCGCGGTGAGCGCCTGGCACGATTTCGTCGTCGGACCGCGCGCCACCGTCGCGGTGCAGGAGTCCCCGGACAGCCCGGCGGCACAGTCGCTGCGCCGGCAGGCGAGCTGGCTCGGCCGCGCCAACGTTCTGCTGGCGCTGTGGATCGTCTTCGTTGCGGTCACGCTAGTCCGGGGCTGGCCCTGGTAA
- a CDS encoding histidine kinase, with amino-acid sequence MFRGFLGLFVTLRGRLILLVCFATVPALLAIFYVAANERESAMLRMETEARQLGVLASREHSHQLLGAKDLLHRLGSPLACGAVGAAESPCPEYLPALLDSLPQFANIGVLDVRGRLVCSAVGFQPPLNMADNPVFARALSSNEAEVGSYTIGPIVRRPVLHVAYAIRDASQLPCWVAFVALDLGWLDKLAHQAKLPPDYALLITDREARVLAQSGDTAAAPAPGGAPSIAGLDRVLHRTGGLVLDVGKPRTRRFFVATPMGGMNGLFAVVGLPYEQVQSEAARVFYRTMIGLVVLTVFTIAVAILATEVSVLRVVHSLSNTARRFGAGDLSVRTPLPESHGELRDLASSFNVMADALAARHWEAMATQERLRALSHRLQVARDSEAERIARELHDELGQVLTSLTIDLTRLQRVCVTGARDDCNRALRESVDAMIGHIQGAIEFVRRIATELRPAALDRLGIAAAVQGLANEFEAKSGLAVISDVRDAGDPCDNLVATTLYRIAQEALTNVLRHANATEVRIDLVGTEDGLTLCVQDNGIGMDDASSDSKHALGLLGMKERAHLAGGSCKISSAPGVGTTVEVRLPRRAPDAVEDGD; translated from the coding sequence ATGTTCCGAGGCTTTTTGGGGCTGTTCGTCACCCTGCGTGGTCGCCTGATCCTGCTGGTCTGCTTTGCAACGGTGCCGGCGCTGCTGGCCATATTCTACGTCGCTGCCAACGAACGCGAATCGGCGATGCTGCGCATGGAGACCGAGGCCCGCCAGCTCGGTGTGCTGGCGTCGCGCGAACACTCGCACCAGTTGCTCGGCGCGAAAGACCTGCTGCACCGCCTCGGCTCGCCGCTGGCGTGCGGCGCCGTCGGCGCGGCGGAGTCGCCGTGTCCCGAGTACCTGCCGGCACTGCTCGACAGCCTGCCGCAATTCGCAAACATCGGCGTCCTCGACGTGCGCGGCCGCCTCGTCTGCAGCGCGGTCGGCTTCCAGCCGCCGCTGAACATGGCCGACAATCCCGTTTTTGCGCGGGCCCTGTCCTCGAACGAGGCCGAGGTGGGCTCGTATACGATCGGTCCGATCGTCCGCCGCCCGGTGCTGCACGTCGCCTACGCAATTCGCGATGCCTCGCAGCTCCCGTGCTGGGTGGCTTTCGTCGCCCTCGATCTGGGTTGGCTGGACAAGCTGGCGCACCAGGCCAAGCTGCCGCCCGACTACGCCCTGTTGATCACCGACCGCGAGGCCCGTGTTCTGGCGCAGTCGGGCGACACCGCGGCGGCCCCGGCACCCGGCGGCGCGCCGAGCATCGCCGGACTCGATCGGGTGCTGCACCGGACCGGCGGTCTGGTCCTCGACGTCGGCAAGCCACGCACCCGGCGTTTCTTCGTCGCCACTCCGATGGGGGGCATGAACGGCCTGTTCGCCGTCGTCGGCTTGCCGTACGAACAGGTACAGAGCGAGGCGGCCCGCGTGTTCTACCGAACCATGATCGGCCTCGTAGTCCTGACCGTGTTCACGATCGCCGTGGCAATTCTCGCCACCGAGGTTTCGGTTCTGCGCGTGGTCCACAGCCTTTCGAACACCGCCCGCCGCTTCGGAGCGGGCGACCTGTCGGTGCGGACGCCGCTCCCCGAAAGTCACGGCGAGTTGCGCGACCTGGCCAGCTCGTTCAACGTCATGGCGGACGCGCTTGCGGCCCGCCACTGGGAGGCGATGGCAACTCAGGAAAGGCTGCGGGCGCTGTCGCACCGGCTCCAGGTCGCGCGAGACTCGGAGGCCGAGCGCATCGCCCGCGAACTGCACGACGAGCTCGGACAGGTGCTGACCAGTCTGACTATCGACCTGACGCGCCTGCAGCGGGTCTGCGTTACCGGGGCTCGCGACGACTGCAATCGCGCGCTGCGCGAATCGGTCGACGCGATGATCGGGCACATCCAGGGTGCCATCGAGTTCGTCCGCCGCATTGCCACCGAGCTGCGGCCCGCCGCACTGGATCGGCTGGGTATCGCCGCGGCCGTACAGGGGCTGGCCAACGAGTTTGAAGCCAAGTCCGGCCTCGCCGTGATTTCCGACGTCCGCGACGCCGGCGACCCGTGCGATAATCTGGTTGCGACCACGTTGTATCGTATCGCCCAGGAGGCTCTTACGAACGTCCTGCGGCACGCTAATGCTACCGAGGTGCGCATCGATCTGGTGGGAACCGAAGACGGGCTGACCCTTTGTGTCCAGGATAACGGAATCGGCATGGACGACGCGTCGAGCGATAGTAAACACGCGCTCGGGTTGTTGGGCATGAAGGAGCGCGCACATCTGGCCGGCGGCTCGTGCAAGATCTCGAGTGCGCCGGGCGTTGGGACCACGGTGGAGGTGCGTCTGCCGCGGCGTGCTCCCGACGCGGTCGAGGACGGAGACTGA
- a CDS encoding response regulator transcription factor, with amino-acid sequence MRFLLADDHAMFRSGLRRILEDEFPGVVIGEVATAKELRDQVRAASWDLLILDISLGERNGLHELPALRQLRPALPVIVLSMYGERQFVIEALGAGASAYLTKGRPPDELFRAIRAVLAGRRYIGETLAEQLADHLAMDARGKPHEALSPRELEVFLLLASAASVSTIAERLRLSVKTVSTYRTRILEKMGLKSNAEIIQYAVRHGLAA; translated from the coding sequence ATGCGTTTCCTGCTCGCCGACGACCACGCCATGTTTCGGTCGGGTTTGCGGCGCATTCTGGAGGACGAGTTCCCGGGCGTGGTCATCGGCGAAGTGGCGACCGCCAAAGAGCTGCGCGATCAGGTGCGCGCGGCGTCGTGGGACCTGTTGATTCTCGATATCTCTCTGGGAGAGCGGAACGGACTGCACGAGCTGCCGGCGCTGCGGCAGTTGCGACCGGCGCTGCCGGTAATCGTTCTCAGCATGTACGGCGAGCGTCAGTTCGTCATCGAGGCGCTGGGCGCGGGAGCCTCCGCATATCTCACCAAGGGCCGGCCGCCGGACGAGCTTTTCCGGGCCATCCGCGCCGTGCTGGCGGGGCGACGCTACATCGGGGAAACCCTGGCCGAGCAGCTCGCCGATCACCTGGCGATGGATGCGCGCGGCAAGCCGCACGAAGCTCTGTCGCCGCGCGAACTCGAGGTGTTTCTGCTGCTGGCCTCCGCCGCCTCGGTATCGACGATCGCGGAACGCCTGCGGCTGAGCGTCAAGACCGTCAGTACGTACCGCACCCGCATCCTCGAGAAGATGGGGCTCAAGTCGAACGCCGAGATCATCCAGTACGCGGTACGCCACGGGCTGGCGGCTTGA
- a CDS encoding tellurite resistance/C4-dicarboxylate transporter family protein, translating into MTDGRSEQHSAFEPVTRFVDQGIEALHPSHFAVTMATGIVSIACQRLGLGLFAELLFWISVPSYLLVWLATLVRLTMHRSAFLRDVQSHARGPGFFTSVPATGVLGVQFLVLRNDPFVATGLWFLAVLLWLLCTYGIFTALSVREEKPALADGINGGWLLAVVATQAVCVLGCGILPRDFVDRNTAAFLLASCWLAGGMLYIWIISLIFYRYTFCRFLPSDLMPPYWINMGAVAISTLAGTSLLSDLGDTALMTSIAPFVKGFTILYWATATWWIPMLVALGIWRYIVRRVRFAYDPLYWGLVFPLGMYATCTFRLVEVFDLPALLWLARGFVVVALIAWLLTFFGLMSRFVYVLVLSTRCAARSLPLTERAGARETLIGDQAS; encoded by the coding sequence ATGACAGACGGACGTTCCGAGCAGCACTCAGCGTTCGAGCCCGTGACTCGATTCGTCGATCAGGGGATCGAAGCCCTTCATCCGTCGCACTTCGCGGTGACGATGGCGACGGGCATCGTCTCGATCGCGTGCCAGCGCCTCGGGCTGGGACTGTTTGCCGAGTTGCTGTTCTGGATCAGCGTTCCCTCGTACTTGCTGGTGTGGCTGGCAACCCTGGTACGGCTCACCATGCACCGCAGCGCCTTCCTGCGCGACGTGCAGAGTCACGCGCGCGGTCCCGGGTTCTTCACTTCGGTGCCGGCAACCGGCGTGCTGGGAGTGCAGTTCCTGGTGTTGCGCAACGACCCGTTTGTGGCGACCGGTTTGTGGTTCCTCGCGGTGCTGCTCTGGCTGCTGTGCACTTACGGGATTTTCACCGCGTTGAGCGTGCGTGAAGAAAAGCCGGCCCTGGCCGACGGGATCAACGGTGGCTGGTTGCTGGCTGTCGTCGCCACGCAGGCGGTATGCGTACTGGGCTGCGGCATCCTGCCGCGCGACTTCGTCGACCGCAACACGGCGGCCTTCCTGCTGGCGTCGTGCTGGCTCGCCGGCGGCATGCTCTACATCTGGATCATTTCGCTGATCTTCTATCGGTATACGTTCTGCCGCTTTCTGCCGTCCGACCTGATGCCGCCGTACTGGATCAACATGGGTGCGGTCGCGATTTCGACCCTGGCCGGTACCAGTTTGCTCTCCGACCTCGGCGACACGGCGCTCATGACGTCCATCGCGCCATTCGTGAAAGGCTTCACCATCCTCTACTGGGCGACGGCGACCTGGTGGATTCCGATGCTCGTGGCTCTCGGCATCTGGCGGTACATCGTGCGGCGCGTCCGCTTCGCTTACGACCCGCTTTACTGGGGGCTGGTGTTCCCGCTCGGCATGTACGCGACGTGCACGTTCCGGCTGGTCGAGGTCTTCGACCTGCCGGCGCTGCTCTGGCTGGCCCGGGGGTTCGTGGTGGTGGCGCTGATCGCCTGGCTGCTGACTTTCTTCGGCCTCATGAGCCGGTTCGTATACGTGCTGGTCCTGTCGACCCGTTGCGCTGCCCGTTCACTGCCACTTACCGAGCGCGCCGGCGCTCGCGAAACGCTAATAGGAGATCAAGCATCATGA
- a CDS encoding thiamine pyrophosphate-binding protein: MGRIDGGEILVRVFEQQGIDVVFTLHGGHLDAIYQAARGRKVRWVDTRHEQAAGHAADGWARTTGRVGVAIVTAGPGVTDIVTAVTNAYLDCVPTLFIGGAAPLRDAETLPLQGGFDQVALMTPITKWAHRVTHTHRIGDLVAQALRVATTGRPGPVFLEIPIDVLFGKVDESTVVCPRRVRPDSPPAPTPAAVEQTVERLARAERPVILAGGGVWFAGAGAALLAFAEKAGIPVFSSGKAHGIVPADHPLCGRSSFGLAALARAGAAPDVVLLLGARLGLFTGGRGGGFLAGCELIQVDIAGEEIGRNRDVDLGIVADCGEMLRALEAAAGERKWPDRSLWQQTVRQAASMASAMFGHTLDDCNARIHPYRLGHELARIAGPDAVLVGDGGETSGWLDMAASIHGGGRWLSHGYLGCLGTGLPFAIAAKVAHPQRPVACMIGDGSVGLNFAEFDTMVRHRLPIVIVVNNDAQWGMSAHGQDLIFGEGHRVVTDLAPTRYDLAAAGFGCHGEHVERAEELRPALERAFAAGAPACVNVLTDPTAISPVTLAMVGAASTEPAPAEGKGETVIPYYDNLDKE; encoded by the coding sequence ATGGGCCGGATCGATGGTGGTGAAATCCTGGTGCGGGTCTTCGAGCAGCAGGGCATTGACGTCGTCTTCACGCTCCATGGCGGGCATCTCGATGCCATTTATCAGGCCGCCCGCGGTCGTAAGGTGCGCTGGGTCGACACGCGTCACGAGCAGGCTGCCGGGCACGCGGCCGACGGTTGGGCGCGCACCACCGGCAGGGTGGGTGTCGCCATCGTCACCGCCGGCCCGGGCGTCACCGACATCGTCACCGCCGTCACCAACGCTTACCTCGACTGCGTCCCGACCCTGTTCATCGGCGGCGCCGCGCCGTTACGAGACGCCGAGACTTTGCCCTTGCAAGGCGGCTTCGATCAGGTGGCGCTCATGACCCCGATTACCAAGTGGGCGCACCGCGTCACCCACACGCATCGCATCGGAGACCTCGTCGCGCAGGCGCTGCGGGTGGCCACGACCGGCCGACCCGGGCCGGTATTCCTCGAAATCCCGATCGACGTGCTGTTCGGAAAGGTCGACGAGTCGACCGTGGTCTGTCCGCGCCGGGTGCGTCCCGATAGCCCGCCCGCCCCGACGCCGGCGGCCGTCGAACAGACGGTCGAACGACTGGCCCGCGCCGAGCGGCCGGTAATTCTTGCCGGCGGTGGAGTGTGGTTCGCGGGCGCCGGCGCCGCCCTGCTCGCCTTCGCCGAAAAAGCCGGGATCCCGGTGTTTTCGAGCGGTAAGGCGCACGGCATCGTGCCTGCGGATCATCCGCTCTGCGGGCGGAGCTCGTTCGGTCTCGCCGCGCTGGCCAGAGCCGGGGCGGCGCCGGATGTCGTTCTCCTTCTCGGTGCACGCCTCGGTCTGTTCACCGGCGGACGCGGCGGCGGGTTCCTTGCCGGTTGCGAACTGATTCAGGTCGACATCGCCGGGGAGGAGATCGGCCGCAATCGCGACGTCGATCTCGGTATCGTTGCCGACTGCGGCGAGATGCTACGCGCCCTGGAGGCCGCCGCCGGCGAGCGAAAATGGCCCGACCGATCGCTCTGGCAGCAGACGGTGCGCCAGGCGGCGAGCATGGCCTCGGCGATGTTCGGCCATACTCTGGACGACTGCAACGCGCGCATCCATCCGTACCGACTGGGGCACGAACTCGCCCGCATCGCTGGACCCGACGCGGTGCTGGTCGGAGACGGGGGTGAAACGTCGGGGTGGCTGGACATGGCCGCGTCGATCCATGGCGGCGGCCGATGGCTGTCGCACGGCTATCTGGGTTGTCTCGGCACCGGGTTGCCGTTCGCCATCGCCGCCAAGGTCGCGCACCCGCAGCGTCCCGTCGCCTGCATGATCGGCGACGGCTCCGTCGGCCTTAACTTCGCGGAGTTCGACACCATGGTCCGGCACCGCCTGCCCATCGTCATCGTGGTCAACAACGATGCCCAGTGGGGCATGTCGGCGCACGGCCAAGACCTCATCTTCGGTGAGGGGCATCGGGTGGTGACCGATCTTGCGCCGACCCGCTACGACCTCGCGGCCGCCGGCTTCGGCTGCCACGGCGAGCATGTCGAACGAGCGGAGGAACTGCGGCCGGCGCTGGAGCGAGCATTTGCCGCCGGGGCGCCGGCCTGCGTAAATGTCCTGACCGATCCCACCGCGATCTCGCCGGTTACCCTGGCAATGGTGGGCGCCGCGAGCACCGAACCGGCGCCGGCCGAGGGCAAGGGCGAAACGGTAATTCCTTACTACGACAACCTCGACAAGGAATGA
- a CDS encoding glycogen synthase, which yields MVIGPPAPAEPDEPPCPPQPVPEYAPEDEPPPFEESVPVVEVRPSLHVVQISPELSPIAKVGGLADVVFGLGREMQLRGNNVEVILPKYDNVRHDHIWGFTESYRDLWVPWGNGSIHCTVYYGEVHGLRCFFIEPHSRENFFNRGSIYGSSDDIFRFAFFSRAAMEFILHSGRRPDVIHCHDWQTGLVPVLLYEIHARIGLGHCRVCFTIHNFKHQGLAGAPVLHATGLHRPEFFFSPDRLLDNHNRHAINLMKGGIVYANFVTTVSPRHAAEARSHGQGFGLEPTLDAHHLKYGGVLNGIDYDTWNPEKDPLLVRAFSAADVEGKYDNKRALRERLMLAHSEKPIVAFIGRLDPQKGLELVRHAIFFTLQHGGQFVLLGASPDAGISGHFWQLKRQLNESPDCHLEIGYDEELAHQIYAGSDLMVVPSRFEPCGLTQLIAMRYGSVPVVREVGGLADTVFDKDYSSKPLDQRNGYVFVTYDNQGLESALGRAIACYYQYPEHFRTLLLNGMRTDFSWHTPGQHYMNIYDYIREK from the coding sequence GTGGTCATCGGCCCGCCTGCGCCGGCCGAACCCGACGAGCCGCCCTGCCCGCCACAGCCGGTACCCGAGTACGCGCCTGAGGACGAACCGCCGCCGTTCGAGGAGAGCGTTCCGGTCGTCGAGGTCCGCCCATCGCTTCACGTCGTCCAAATCTCCCCGGAGCTGTCGCCGATCGCCAAGGTCGGCGGTCTGGCCGATGTCGTCTTCGGTCTCGGCCGCGAGATGCAATTGCGCGGCAATAACGTCGAGGTCATCCTGCCCAAGTACGACAACGTGCGCCACGACCACATCTGGGGATTCACCGAATCGTATCGGGATCTGTGGGTACCGTGGGGAAACGGGAGCATCCACTGCACCGTGTACTACGGCGAGGTTCACGGCTTACGCTGTTTCTTCATCGAGCCGCACTCGCGAGAGAACTTCTTCAATCGCGGCAGCATCTACGGCAGTAGCGACGACATCTTCCGTTTCGCCTTCTTCTCGCGCGCGGCAATGGAATTCATCCTGCACTCGGGGCGCCGTCCCGACGTCATCCATTGCCACGACTGGCAGACCGGGCTCGTACCGGTGCTGCTCTACGAGATCCACGCCCGGATCGGCCTCGGACACTGCCGCGTCTGCTTCACGATCCACAACTTCAAGCACCAGGGCCTTGCCGGCGCGCCGGTCTTGCACGCGACCGGCCTGCACCGGCCGGAGTTTTTCTTCAGCCCGGACCGGCTGCTCGACAATCACAACCGCCATGCGATCAACTTGATGAAGGGCGGTATCGTCTACGCCAACTTCGTAACCACGGTGTCGCCCCGCCACGCCGCCGAGGCACGCAGTCACGGCCAGGGCTTTGGCCTCGAACCCACCCTCGATGCGCATCACCTGAAATACGGTGGCGTGCTGAACGGCATCGACTACGACACGTGGAACCCGGAGAAGGACCCGCTGCTGGTCAGAGCCTTCAGCGCCGCCGATGTCGAGGGCAAGTACGACAACAAGCGGGCGCTACGCGAGCGCCTCATGCTCGCCCATAGCGAGAAACCGATCGTCGCTTTCATCGGCCGCCTCGACCCGCAAAAGGGTCTCGAGCTCGTGCGTCACGCGATCTTCTTCACCCTTCAGCACGGAGGCCAGTTCGTGCTCCTCGGAGCCAGCCCGGATGCGGGGATCAGCGGGCACTTCTGGCAGTTGAAGCGCCAGCTCAACGAAAGCCCCGATTGCCACCTGGAGATCGGCTACGACGAGGAACTGGCGCATCAGATTTACGCCGGCTCCGACCTGATGGTAGTACCGAGCCGGTTCGAACCGTGCGGACTGACGCAACTGATCGCCATGCGTTACGGCAGCGTGCCGGTCGTACGCGAGGTCGGCGGCCTGGCCGACACCGTGTTCGATAAGGACTATTCGTCCAAACCGCTCGACCAACGCAACGGGTACGTGTTCGTGACCTACGACAATCAGGGGCTCGAGTCCGCCCTCGGGCGCGCCATCGCGTGCTACTACCAGTACCCGGAGCACTTCCGAACGCTGCTGCTCAACGGCATGCGCACCGATTTCTCGTGGCACACCCCGGGACAGCATTACATGAACATCTACGATTACATTCGGGAGAAGTGA